A single Opisthocomus hoazin isolate bOpiHoa1 chromosome 1, bOpiHoa1.hap1, whole genome shotgun sequence DNA region contains:
- the TSPO gene encoding translocator protein has translation MDVLPAWAPAVGFTLLPHSGGFLGSKITKKEIPVWYESLQKPAWCPPNWVFAPVWGTLYTSMGYGSYLVWKELGGFNEKSVVPLGLYAGQLALNWAWTPIFFGAHKMGWGLVTLLLTTGTATATAASWYNINKTAAYLMVPYLAWLTMASALNYRIWKDNLNKKQTE, from the exons ATGGATGTGCTACCAGCCTGGGCCCCAGCAGTGGGTTTCACCCTCCTGCCTCATTCAGGGGGATTTTTAGGAAGCAAGATAACCAAGAAGGAAATCCCCGTGTGGTATGAATCTCTGCAGAAGCCAGCCTGGTGTCCACCTAACTGGGTGTTTGCTCCTGTTTGGGGAACTCTCTATACGTCTATGGG ATATGGCTCCTACCTGGTGTGGAAGGAACTGGGGGGCTTCAACGAAAAGTCAGTGGTTCCTCTGGGCCTGTATGCAGGACAGCTGGCATTAAACTGGGCATGGACTCCAATATTTTTTGGAGCTCACAAAATGGGATGG ggCTTGGTGACTCTCCTGCTCACGACTGGCACGGCAACAGCTACAGCTGCTTCCTGGTATaacatcaacaaaacagcagcttaCTTGATGGTTCCTTATTTAGCCTGGTTAACCATGGCTTCTGCACTCAATTACCGTATCTGGAAGGACAATCTCAACAAGAAACAAACTGAATAA